Proteins encoded together in one Procambarus clarkii isolate CNS0578487 chromosome 11, FALCON_Pclarkii_2.0, whole genome shotgun sequence window:
- the LOC138363535 gene encoding fibropellin-1-like: MLLETSASVLLETPGSVLLEISSSVLREISSSVLREISASVLLDTTATYRVAGDLCQSVAGDLCKCVAGDPCQCVAGDLGQCLAGDLSQCVAGDLFQCVAGDLCQCVAGYHCQCFARDLFQCVAGDICQCVAGYHCQCFPRDLYQCVVGDICQCVAGDLCMCIAGDFCQCIAGYLCQCVVGDLC, encoded by the coding sequence AtgttgctagagacctctgcaagtgtgttgctggagacccctggcagcgttttgctggagatctcttccagtgtgttgcgggagatctcttccagtgtgttgcgggagatctctgccagtgtgttgctggacaccaCTGCCACGtaccgtgttgctggagacctctgccagagtgttgctggagacctctgcaagtgtgttgctggagacccctgccagtgtgttgctggagacctcggcCAGTGCTTAGCTGGAGACCTctctcagtgtgttgctggagatctctttcagtgtgttgctggagatctttgccagtgtgttgctggataccactgccagtgttttgctagagatctcttccagtgtgttgctggagatatctgccagtgtgttgctggataccactGCCAGTGTTTTCCTagagacctctaccagtgtgttgttggagacatctgccagtgtgttgctggagacctctgcatgTGTATTGCCGGAGACTTCTGTCAGTGTATTGCTGgatatctctgccagtgtgttgttggagatctctgctaa